In Pannonibacter sp. XCT-53, the sequence ACTGAGCCCGCCGCCTGCCTCTGCACCTTTCGGTCAATGGTTGCAGCGCAGCAGACGCGCTATAGCCTGAAGCGAGACCCGGACCAGAGGAGAGGGATCCGCCATGAAGACCCCGCGCGCCTACTACGCCCCGCTTGCCATCGGAGCCCCTGCCCCTTACCGCGAGCTGCCGGTGCGGATGGAGCGGATGATCCATTTCGTGCCACCACACATGGAGAAGATGCGGGCCAAGGTTCCCGATCTCATCCAGCAGGTGGACGTGGTTCTCGGCAATCTCGAGGACGCGATCCCGGCCGATGCCAAGGTTGCGGCGCGTCAGGGCTTCATCGAGATGGCCCGGGACAATGACTTCGGCCAGACTGGCCTCTGGACCCGCGTCAACTGCCTGAACAGCCCCTGGTTCCTCGACGACCTCCTGGAGATCGTGCCGGCGGTCGGGCACAAGCTCGATGTCGTGATGCTGCCAAAGGTGGAGGGCCCCTGGGACATCCATTACCTGGACCAGCTTCTGGCCCAGCTCGAGGCCCGCGCCGGGTTGACCCGACCGATCCTGATCCATGCCATCCTCGAGACGGCAGAAGGCGTGAAGAACGTCGAGGCCATTGCCACCGCCTCGCCGCGCATGCACGGAATGAGCCTCGGGCCGGCCGACCTTGCCGCTTCGCGCGGCATGAAGACCACCCGCGTCGGTGGCGGGCACCCGGACTATGCGGTGCTTGCGGACGCCACCGCCGACGGCGCCCCCCGGGCCGCCTACCAGCAGGATCTCTGGCACTACACGGTCGGCAAGATGGTGGATGCCTGCCTCTCGGCCGGACTGAAGCCGTTCTACGGGCCGTTCGGCGATTTCTCGGACCCGGCCGCCTGCGAGGCCCAGTTCCGCAATGCCTTCCTTATGGGCTGCCTCGGCGCCTGGTCGCTGCATCCGACCCAGATCGACATCGCCAAGCGGGTGTTTTCGCCCGATCCGGCCGAGGTCGCCTTCGCCCGCAAGATCCTCGACGCCATGCCCGACGGCTCCGGCGCGGTGATGATCGACGGCAAGATGCAGGATGACGCGACCTGGAAACAGGCCAAGGTGATCGTCGACCTCGCCCGGCTCGTCGCGGCGCGGGACCCGATTCTTGCCGAGGTTTACGGTCTTTAGACAGTTGATTATTATGCTGTGACCATGTCGCAAGGTGCCGGGGGAAGGCAGCCTCCTCCTCCCGGGGCGCCACCGGCACCGCGACCCTGTGCACGGTGACTGTCATGCGTACTGCAAAATTCAGGATCGGGCAGGTCGTACGCCATCGGGTTTACCCCTTTCGCGGGGTCATCTTCGATGTCGATCCGACCTTCTCCAACACCGAAGAATGGTGGAACGCCATCCCCGAGGATGTGCGGCCGTCGCGCGACCAGCCCTTCTATCACCTGCTCGCGGAGAACGCGGAGACCGAGTACGTCGCCTATGTCTCAGAGCAGAACCTGGTTCCGGACATGACCGGCGAGCCCTTGCGCCATCCGCAGCTGGACGAGATCTTCGAGGAAACGCCGGACGGCATCTACGTGCCTCGCTCGGTCGGCATGCACTGACACGGTGCGCCGGCCCTGCCGCGCCGGCGTCCTGTGCTGTGCTGTCCTGTGCTGTCCTGTCCTG encodes:
- a CDS encoding HpcH/HpaI aldolase/citrate lyase family protein, whose protein sequence is MKTPRAYYAPLAIGAPAPYRELPVRMERMIHFVPPHMEKMRAKVPDLIQQVDVVLGNLEDAIPADAKVAARQGFIEMARDNDFGQTGLWTRVNCLNSPWFLDDLLEIVPAVGHKLDVVMLPKVEGPWDIHYLDQLLAQLEARAGLTRPILIHAILETAEGVKNVEAIATASPRMHGMSLGPADLAASRGMKTTRVGGGHPDYAVLADATADGAPRAAYQQDLWHYTVGKMVDACLSAGLKPFYGPFGDFSDPAACEAQFRNAFLMGCLGAWSLHPTQIDIAKRVFSPDPAEVAFARKILDAMPDGSGAVMIDGKMQDDATWKQAKVIVDLARLVAARDPILAEVYGL
- the hspQ gene encoding heat shock protein HspQ; amino-acid sequence: MRTAKFRIGQVVRHRVYPFRGVIFDVDPTFSNTEEWWNAIPEDVRPSRDQPFYHLLAENAETEYVAYVSEQNLVPDMTGEPLRHPQLDEIFEETPDGIYVPRSVGMH